The stretch of DNA CACGCGGTAATACCACATCCAAGCTTCAGGATTAATTGGTTCGCCGACGGTTCCGAGTAAGCGCAAAGAAGACAGATTTCGAGCTTTAGGCAAGTGTTCGCCCATCTTGATAAACGCCCGAATTGCGGTAGGTGCCGTGTAGAAAATCGTTACGCCGTACTTTTCAATGACATCCCAGAAGCAACCAGGATTTGACGCTCGCGGCGCACCTTCGTACATGACCGTTGTCGCACCGTTGGAAAGAGGACCGTAAACAATATAACTATGTCCAGTAATCCAACCCACGTCAGCCGTACACCAATAAACATCAGTATCTTGCAGGTCAAAAATCCATTTAGTAGTGATGTGCGCGTACAAGTTGTAACCACCGGTGGTGTGTACGACTCCTTTAGGTTTACCCGTACTACCCGAAGTGTAGAGGATAAATAACATATCTTCGCTGTCCATCGGTTCAGCGGGGCAATCTGCTGAAACACCTTGTTGCAGATCGTGCCACCAATGATCGCGCCCTGGTAGCATTTGCACTTCTTGCCCAGTACGCCGCACAACTAAGACATTTTCGACACTGGTGACATCGCCACTGGCTAAGGCTTTATCAACTTGTTCTTTCAGCGGAACCGCCGTATCTTTGCGATAACCACCATCTGCTGTGACAACAACTTTAGCTTGCCCGTCGATTAAGCGATCGCGCAACGCTTCAGCGCTAAAACCACCAAAAACAACTGTATGCGGCGCACCAATTCGCGCACAGGCTAACATCGCAATTGCTGCTTCGGGAATCATCGGCATATAAATTCCGACGCGATCGCCTTTTTGCACGCCCAACTGCTTTAATACATTGGCAAATTGACACACTTCGCGATGTAGCTGCGCATAAGTTAACGTACGCGAGTCTCCTGGTTCGCCTTCCCAAATCAACGCTGCTTTGTTCTTACGCCAGGTTGTGAGATGACGGTCGAGACAGTTGTATGAAATATTAATCTTGCCGTTGACAAACCACTTCGCAAACGGCGGTTGCCAATCGAGTACTTTGTCCCACTTTTGAAACCAGTGCAACTCTTGTTCAGCAAGTTCTGCCCAAAATTTTTCTGGGTCAGAAGATGCTTTATCGTACAGTTGCTGGTAATCTTCTAGGCTCTTGATATGGGCATTTTGCGAAAATTCAGCTGGAGGATGAAATAAACGTTTTTCTTGCAGAATTGATTCGATTGTGAGAGACATAATTTCAATTGGCGTTGCTACTCAAAACCATTTTGCGCGTAGATTTGCTCGAAGTGTTTTGAATTTCTTTAAGCTTCAGAATTGTTTACTCGCATTTTGCGATCGCAGCTCGATCTTGGTCTGTTACCGATCCCGTTATCAATACTTAACTCACCGAGTGCAGCACACACCCCATAATGTAAGGATAACGAAGTGCGTGATTCTTGCCTCGCTACGGATTTCATGTCTAAAGGTTAATTACTTAAAGTATGGCAATTTGTTAAGATTCTGAGACTGATGTATTTATTGCGATTAGGTTTGCGAGTTCAGGTGCGAAAAATTATTAATGATAGACCAAGTTTTTAATTCTCCCTTCAATATAGGGATTGAGGCAACTTTAGTTTTAATTATCCTGATTTTTTTAGAATCAGTACTTTCTGCAGACAATGCTATTGCGCTAGCGGCGATCGCCCAAGGACTAGAAGATAAAAAGTTAGAACGCCAAGCACTCAACTTTGGTTTAATAGTCGCTTACGTCTTGCGGATTAGCCTAATTCTGACAGCGACATGGGTAACCAAGTTTTGGCAGTTTGAACTTTTAGGCGCTGCTTATTTACTTTGGCTGGTATTTCAGTATTTTACGTCTGATGACAATCCGGAACACGAACATCACGGTCCGCGCTTCGCGAACTTATGGCAAGCTATTCCGGTCATTGCCTTTACTGACTTAGCTTTTTCGCTCGATAGCGTGACAACAGCGATCGCGGTTTCGCAAGAAAAGTGGCTAGTCATTACAGGTGCCACAATTGGCATTATTACGCTGCGATTTATGGCAGGATTATTTATTCGTTGGTTAGATGAATTCGTTCACCTAGAAGACGCCGGTTACGTCACCGTAGCGCTAGTTGGCTTGCGATTGCTATTAAGAGTTGTCAACGAAGATTTAGTGCCACCTGAATGGTTGATGATTAGCGCGATCGCGATCGTCCTTGCCTGGGGATTTTCCCGGCGAACCAAACCTGAGATTGCTAACGACGAACCAGCACAAAATCAACGAGAAGTTGTGCAAGTCGGGGAATCTGAAGGAAATCAGCCTTAAAAAAGTAGAAGTATAAAAGCAGAAGGCAGAATATATTCGCCATCATACAGTAGGCTAAAGGGTTAAAGGCTCATCCAACTGCTGGTTTTCGAAGTGCCAGTACTTTCGCTTATAGGTTAAATGAATTTAAGGGCTCCAAATTATGCGGCAGTGGGAGGAATGATTTTCTAGAAGAATAACACCTTTTGCCTCCTGCCTCCTGCCTTCTGCCTTACTTTAGCTTATTTACTCTCGAATCCAGGAACTTAAACTAGATTGCCAACTCACAAGTTCTTCGTCTTTAAACCAGAGACTAACTTCTTGGGTTGCGGTTTCGGGAGCATCCGAACCATGAATAATATTGCGTCCAATATCAACGCCGAAATCACCGCGAATTGTTCCTGGCTCGGCGTTTAAAGGGTTTGTTGCACCAATCATTTTGCGGGCGGCGGCGATTACGCCATCACCTTCCCAAACCATCGCCACAACAGGACCAGAGGTAATAAAATCGACGAGTCCTGCAAAAAAGGGCTTTTCCCGATGAACGCCATAATGCTGTTCAGCAAGTTCGCGGCTAACTTGCATAAACTTTAAGCCAACAAGGGTAAACCCCTTTGCTTCAAAGCGGCTAATAATTTCGCCTACGAGTCCGCGTTGTACGCCATCGGGCTTAATGGCTAAAAACGTGCGTTCCAAGGTTATCTCCTGTAAAGATGAACAACAAAGCGATTAGCATATTAGCTGTTGAAATTTTAAAGCGTTCAGGAATCAACCTGAAGGTTAACCACAGGTTAAGTTTCAACGCTAACAGCTGAATATTACCGCCATACAACAACAAAAAACAGATTATCTTAGAAAGTCTCTCTTAGTTCAGAATTCGTTTTGAAATAGATGAGTTAAACTGGCTATTCGTGGGTGAAACTATACGAGGTCAAGACATAATGGGTGTTGAGTTAAGCACAAATTCAGCATTAGAGAGCCAGCCGCCTCTTGAACTCCAACCGCAGAAGCAGGAACAAGCTTCTGAAGCTAAAAAGGCAGCAGACAACGGATACAAAGCAAAGCCAAATCCTAAGAAGTCATTGTCAAATTCTCAAACCGAGTCTTTGCCACAGAGAAAATGGAAAATAGAGGACAGCGAAGCTCTATATCGAATTGATGGCTGGGGCGAACCTTACTTTTCCATCAATGCTGCTGGTCATGTGACAGTTTCCCCAAAAGGCGATCGCGGTGGCTCTTTAGATTTGTACGAGTTGGTCAACGCGCTCAAGCAGCGTAATTTATCACTACCATTGCTGATTCGTTTTTCAGATATTTTGGAAGATCGAATTCAGCGATTAAATGCTTGTTTTGCCAAAGCGATCGCGCGCTATAACTACCCTGGTGTTTACCGTGGCGTTTATCCTGTCAAGTGCAATCAACAAAAGCACTTAATCGAGGATCTCGTGCGATTTGGTCAACCGCATCAATTCGGTTTGGAAGCCGGATCGAAGCCGGAACTCATGATTGCTTTGGCTATGCTTAATACCCCTGGTGCGCTTCTCATCTGTAATGGTTATAAGGATCGCGAATACATCGAAATTGCCATGCTAGCGACACGCCTAGGGCAAACTCCGATCATTGTCTTAGAGCAGATAGAAGAAGTCGATCTCGTCATCAACGCGAGTCATCAGCTAGGAATTCGACCGATTTTAGGCGTGCGGGCAAAATTAAGTACGCAAGGAATGGGACGCTGGGGAACATCAAGCGGCGATCGCGCTAAATTTGGTCTGACGATTCCTGAAATTATTCAAGCAGTCGATAAGTTACGCGAAGCTAATCTTCTCGATTCATTGCAACTTCTTCACTTCCACATCGGTTCGCAAATTTCGGCAATTAACGTCATTAAAGATGCGATTCAAGAAGCTAGCCGTATTTATGTCGAGTTAGCTCAACTAGGGGCGAACATGAAGTATCTTGATGTCGGTGGTGGCTTAGGCGTAGACTACGACGGCTCGCAAACGAACTTCTACGCCTCGAAAAACTACAATATGCAAAATTATGCCAACGACATCGTTGCCGAGCTAAAAGACGCCTGTGCGGAGCGGAAAATGCCCGTACCAACACTGATTAGTGAAAGTGGTAGAGCGATCGCATCGCATCAATCGATTCTCATTTTTGATGTGCTGAGTACTTGTGATGTTCCTTCCGGTTCGCCCGAACCACCGCGTCCCGAAGAACCACCCCTAATTCACAACCTGTGGGAAACGTATCAATCGATCAACGTTGAAAACTACCAAGAAGCCTATCACGACATTACTCAATTCAAAGAAGAATCGATTAGCCGCTTTAACTTGGGGATTCTAAGCCTGACGGAACGCGCCCGTGTCGAGCGGATTTACTGGGCTTGCTGCGAGAAGATTATGAGCATTACACGCCAGCAAGAATACGTTCCAGATGACTTGGAAGAACTCGAAAAAATCATGGCTTCGATCTACTACGTCAATTTGTCGGTTTTTCAATCAGCACCGGATTGTTGGGCAATCGATCAGTTATTCCCCATCATGCCGATTCACCGCTTGGATGAAGAACCAACGCGACGCGGTATTCTAGCCGATTTAACGTGCGATAGTGATGGTAAGATTGACAAGTTTATTGACCTGCGGGATGTCAAGTCAGTTTTAGAGCTACACGCGTTCAAACCTGACGAACCCTACTACTTAGGAATGTTTCTCAGCGGTGCTTACCAAGAAATTATGGGCAACCTCCACAATTTGTTTGGTGACACAAATGCGGTTCACATTCAACTGACGCCCAAAGGCTACCAAATTGAGCACGTTGTTAAAGGTGACACGATGACTGAGGTTGTTGGTTACGTGCAGTATGACTCTGAAGATTTGGTAGAAAGTATCCGCCAGCGAACTGAGCAGGCGCTCGAAGAAAAGCGGATTACGCTTGCTGAATCGCAACGACTGCTACAAACTTATGAGCAGAGCTTGAGTCGATATACTTACTTGTCTCCGTAGATAGGAGTAGAGGAGCAGGGGAGAATTAATGACACCGATCGCTAGTCGCTAATCGCCATTTTCTTACTCCTCGCTCCTTGCCCTTAGTTGCCGTTTCCCAGCAATTCAACGATCGCGCGGTGTTCTAATGGCGGTTGTGAGGGTTGGGGATGGCGGGCGTCAGTAATCAACCAATCGAGAGCTGCGGCTTGCACGTCGATTGTTGCGCCATTTTTATCGACGCAATAACGTCCAAACACTAACTTATCAACCAAGCGAACTCCAGGTCCGAGACGAGAATAATCGAAAATCACGCTGTTATCGACCGTAGCGCCGCTGCAGATCCAGCAATTTGGGCCAATCATCGCTGGTCCAATAATTTTAGCGCCATCTTCGATGCGCGTCATACCGCCGATGTAAACAGGACCTGTAATATCAACTTTGTCCCAGTTCACTGCCACATTCAGTCCAGTGTAAATCCCTGGCGCAACTTCATGACCAGGAATCTCGACATTCTTGATTTCGCGCGAAAGAACACCGCGAATCGCGTGCCAATAGTCAGGGACTTTACCAATATCGACCCATTGAAAGTCCATCACTAATCCATAAAATGGCGCGCCGATTTCTACAAGTTTCGGGAATAATTGGCTACCAATATCGTACTGCTCGCCTGAAGGAATGTAATCTAAAACTTCTGGTTCAAAAATGTAGATACCTGTACTGATGTTGGTACTTAGCGCTTCTTCAACCGTCGGCTTTTCTTGGAAAGCTTTAACGCGCCCTGTATCATCGGTGACAACGATACCGTAACTGGAAACTTCCTCGCGGGGAACGGAGCGCATAATCACAGTCGCGATCGCACCTTTGGCTTTGTGCCATTTCACTGCGGCAGTGAGATCCAAGTCAATCAACGCATCACCGCACAATACCACAAATGTATCGTCGAAAAATGGGTAAAAATCCTGAATGCGCCGCATTCCTCCAGCCGATCCAATCGCTTCCCCCACTAATTCACCGTCTTCGATACGCCCTTCAAACGAGTACGCAATCTGTACGCCAAAACGCTGTCCGTCACGAAAATAACTTTCAATTTCACCAGCTAGGTGGCTAACGTTGACCATGATTTGGTCAAAACCGTGCTGGCGTAGCAATTCTAAAAGAAACTCCATCACTGGTTTTTGCAGGATGGGAATCATTGGCTTAGGAATTGTGTAAGTAATTGGACGCACTCGTGTTCCTTTGCCAGCCGCCAAAATCATGGCTTTCATAAATATTTGCTCCTCAACCTCATATTTTTATACCTAAGTTAACGGATTGATACTTAATAATCGCTTAAATTTGAGTCTTTAGTCATCATTGAAACCACTGACAGCTATAAGTAGGTAGCTAGTGGCTAGTTATCAGTTTTGAGAGGTAAAGGGTAAGTGGCTAGTGACTAGTTATTTAATGGCTAGCGATCAATTATTGAGTATATGTAGCAAACAATATTCTTCTCTGCTGCTTCAACTCCCTGACCTCTCATGTTGCAGTAATTGTCCGAATTTTAATTTCTTGATAAAACTCATCTTGGGATAATTCTACTTTTGACTGTGCTGATAGAAGTAATAATGCCCAGAAAACACTAACGCGTTCTTGGACGGACGCATGGTTTGAGGTTGCAATTGCATGAGAATATTTCGCTTGAGTCCACAACTCTACCAATTGATCCAGATTAAGCCATTGCTGTTCCTGTAGTTGAGTGTTGTACGTACAAGAATTTAAAAATTGTTCGATCTCTCCTGCGACCTCGGTGAGATTTTCCTGATGCGCTAACTCTAACGCCTGACGCAGTTGCATACGCGATTGCGGAGAGAACTTACGCGTGCGGGTGTTACTCAATGCTGCTTGTTGGGAAAGTTGCAATTGATTTGCCATTAATTGCAGTTGCGCGATCAGTTCTTGCACGGTGACTCGGCGTTTTGGTGGTGGTAAAGCTGCTGGGCGGCGGCGTAATTGCTGTTCTAAGGGTAAACGGACTCGCGTGCAAGTATCGTTGGTATCTAAAAAATCATCTTCAGCTGGCTGCAGTTCAGCTTGCTGAGATTCTAGCTCAACTAGAGTGTTGGCCTTGAACAACACAAGCATTGAAGCCGATAAGAAGGCTTGCCCTGATTGTGATAAGTTTCTTTCCGAGGCTGTTTGTGTTGTTTCATCAATGGCAAAAACCACACTTAAGTAACGATCGATGACGTCAATTACTTGAACATCCCAAGGATCAATTTCTCCTTTTTCGGCAAGCTCAATCAAGTGCGTGATTTTTGCTAGTAGTTGCGCAGCGTCCATAGGTTAGAGGTCAAAGATCAGCGCTTGGACTCAGGGGATAACAGCGATTCAAAATTTCTAGTGTCATATTACTTACAACTTTTCTGCTTGCGTACTCTCAATACGTTATTGAAGAGAATTGTAGGGAATAGTAATGTTTTAAACAACGGAGAAAACATCTGAAAGTTCAGTAATAGTTGCGATCGCATTCGGACGTAGCATACAGAATGCCAGCGCCATTGCCAAAATCTTCTAAATTTTACAGGGGAATAAATCAGTCAGAGTTATCTCGTTATGATTCGGTAAGTTATCCTAACCCGTTTTAAGATCCAAATTAGGGTACAAGTAACGAGCGAGCAATATGAGTATCAGCGTAGCAGATCTTCGTAAAGACTATACTTTACAAGGCTTTCAAGAAAAAGACGCCGATCCTAATCCGTTTAAACAGTTTCAAACATGGTTTGACCAAGCATTAGCTGCTGAGTTACCTGAACCCAACGCAATGACTTTAGCAACTGCTACTCCTGATGGGTGTCCTTCGGCGCGAATGGTTCTGTTGAAAGACTTTGACGAACGCGGCTTTGTCTTTTTCACAAACTACCACAGTCAAAAAGGACAAGAACTCGCAGCAAATCCGCAAGCCGCTCTCGTTTTTTGGTGGGCAGAACTCGAACGCCAAGTCCGCATCGAAGGGCGCGTAGAAAAAACGTCTGATGCGGAATCTGAAGCATATTTTCAAAGTCGCCCGTTAAATAGTCGTTTGGGGGCTTGGGCGTCGGAACAAAGTCAAGTTATCGCAAATCGTGAAGTTTTGGAACAGCGCATGCAGGAACTTAAAAGTAAGTACGAACACGAGGAAGTTCCGCGACCACCTCACTGGGGAGGATATCGTGTCATTCCCAACACGATTGAATTTTGGCAAGGACGCCCTAGCCGACTGCACGATCGCCTGAACTATCGCCGTCAGGAAGATGGTAGTTGGTTGATTGAGCGTTTGTCTCCGTGACTAGGGGTGAGGGAAAGAGTGGTGAGGGGTTAGTGGCTAGAGAAATTTATATTAGTTTTCTTGCCAAGCTTTTTAGGTTGTTTTACTCTCAGGAGTTAAGCTTTGTGCTACTTGAGTGGTGGGATCGGGCATGAAACGGTAGCGTAAGTAGATTCCGGAAGCGACGAATAGGATGATGATGAAACCCCCAATTCCTAACGGGTTAGGTAGCCAGAAAATAGCTTCGAGGTGATTGAGTTCCCCAGGAAGCAGTCGCCATACGAGTTGTTTTTCGACAATTTCAGGCGATATGGCATTTTCGTCGGTTTCGACGCTTCTTGCGCCCCAAGGAGTATTTAAGCGAAACTCTAAATCCAGAATCTCGGTGGGGTTAACGAGGACGTTACCGTTCGTCGAGATTAAGGAAAGCGATCGCAAATCTAATTCATAAACTAAGCGATTGCGGAGCAAGAATATAAAGTTATTTTGATTGAGGTCGAGTTGCGATTGAACAACAGGTAATTCGGATGATTGGGTAACAGCAGTATTTGTTTTAGCCGTTGGATGAAAGAATTCATTAAATTTAGATACGAGTTCTGCACCGTTATTAAAAGGAATTGTGACGGTGAGTTCTTCACTAGAAACGCGCTTAACTTTGCCATCGAGTTTGCGCGCGCGACGTTCGATGCTATTTAACCATTCTGTTGCTGAATCGCCGCTAAAAGTCATGAGGCGATCGCTGAGTTTGATATGCTGGACAATTTCGCCATGATTGGGGCTATCAAAGTTGATGCTAGCTTGATACTGCACGCACCCTGAAAGCAGCAGCGATGCTAAGAGGATAATCCACAGTATCCGCCATCGTGCTAAAAATCGAAGTACTTTACGCAAAATGCGAGTTTTATGCATTGTCAAAATCGCGGACATTCATCCTCCTATCGATTTAAATCGACCATATTAACCCAGCAAGTGTTAACGCGATCGCAATGAGCGCTACCCAGATAAAGCGATTATCTTTTGTATTCACTTTACTTGGATCGAGCGGTTCAGGAATTGCGGGTGTTGGCGATGGGCGTTTTCTACTCACCGTACTACTACTTAATCGCGTTTGACTTTCATTATCAGGTAACGCGCCCAAGTCAGGAATTTGTGTTAACCATTCTTGAGGGCGTTTAAGTTGTGGTGCTTGTAATATGTAAAGTAATCGCCGCGCTTGTTTGCTGGTTTCTGGATGCGGATGGCGTTTGAGTTGTTCGCACAGTGCAATGGCTTGCTGTTGTTGTCCAGCGGCTTCATACGCTGTGACTAGCCATATTTGAATTTCTCCTCCTAACCGAGTATTTCGGGCAATAAGGGCGCTGGCTTTTTCCAAATGTTGTACCGATTCGCGGTACTTTCCCCGTTCAAACGCGGCTTTTCCTGCTTGATACTCCGTTTTTGCGATCGCTTGTGGTTCAGAAGTCACTTTTCCTATTTACAATACCTTCTTTCTTGATATTGCCACTTTCAGAAGGTTTGCGGAATCTCCAGAAGTAAAATTCTGAGAATTTTGAGTTTTAGGTAGCTGAGCTTCTACGTTCGTGCAATTTTCAATGTGCAGTTGATCGAGGTTATTTTTTTATTTCTTTGAGTATTCTAAACTAGAGTGAGCGATCGCAACTTTTGAATTTTGTTTAGTATATATTTTATACATACTAAACTTTTCGAGCAAAGAAAATCTTCCGATAGTTAGTTGCTAAAGGATTTTTTGAAAGCACAGGTGGAAATAAAACATGTTTATTAACTAATTTTTGAGAAAAGTTCTTTTCCTGCACTACTCTTACTACAAAACCAACTGATTCTAGCAACGAGGGAAAGTTATCTCCATATATTCGTAAGTGATCCCACTGACCAAATACCCTTTTTCGTTCTTCTGGAGTAATAATAGTTGAATCTTCAAATGTTTCTTTTAAATTATCTTGTTGAGGCACTGTTATTATTGCGCATCCGCCTACACTTAAAACCCGATAAATTTCTTGCATGGCCTTAGTATCATTAGGAACATGCTCGAGAACATCACAAGCTATTACCAGGTCAAAAGCTTCATCTTGTACAGCAGACATATCTGATATGTCTAGTTTCATGTCTAATCCTTCAACAAGATAGTCCGCAGTTACATACTTAGAAGCATATTTGGGAAAAGTGCTTTTGAGTGCTTTCTCAGGAGCAAAATGAAGTACTCTTTTATTTTGAACAATATCCTGGTAAGTTAATCCATTAATAGATGATAAAGCGGCAACAAGTAATCGATGGCGAACTTCTGAGCGACATTCAGGACATATGGTATACGGATGCCAACAATCACTGATAAAATGCCGACCTTGCCAACCACAAAGATTGCATTCTACAATTTTAGGATATGCAAGATAAGCGCGCTTTGATACTAACTTTAATTGGCGAAATACTTGACTTGGAAGCTTCAATACATCAGAGGAAACAGCCATAAGTCAATTCAACCTTACTTTGGTAAAGTTTGTACTATCCTGCTACAAAAATTCTATGAAGTCAATTAAGATTTATTACAAATAATTCTTATTTTTGTCGTGTTATAGGTTACTGCAACAATGGCTATTAGCTGTTAGTAGTAAGCAATTCATACTAAATAACAGTAAAGCAATGAAACGAGTAGCAATTAACGGATTTGGACGAATTGGACGCGCATTTTTGCGTATTGCTTATGGCAAACCAGATTTGGAAGTTGTCGCAATCAACGATATTGTCTTGAAACCTGACTTAGCGGCGTATTTGCTGCAATACGACTCAGTATATCGGCAGTTTCCTGCACAAGTCGGCTATGACGATACAGGGTTGATCGTTGACGGGAAGAAGATTGAACTTGTCGCGGAAAAAGATCCAGCGGCGCTTCCGTGGAAACAGATGGATATCGATGTTGTTATCGAATCTACGGGAATTTTCCGCAGTGCAGATAAAGCCGGATTGCATCTAGAAGCAGGATGTAAAAAAGTCATTATCAGTGCGCCAGCGAAGGGTTCATCTGTACCCACGTTTGTCTATGGAGTGAATCATGAAAGTTACCAGCGCGAGCGCGATTCTGTAATTTCTGCGGCTTCTTGTACAACTAACTGTCTTGCGCCGATCGCCAAAATTTTGAACGATGAATTTGGCATTGAGAAGGCGTTGATGACAACAGTTCACGCTTATACAGCCGATCAGCGGTTAGTAGATACCGGACATCCTTCCGAATGGACGCGGGGACGTGGTGCAGCGCAAAACATTGTACCAACAACAACTGGTGCAGCAACAGCAGTGGCTTTAGTATTACCGGAACTCAAAGGAAAACTCGATGGAATGGCGTTGCGCGTACCAACTCCCACAGGTTCAGTAACAGACTTAAATGCAGTGTTGCAAAAATCGGTATCGGTAGAAGAAGTAAATGATGCGTTACGCAAGTACGCAACGAAGGGAATGCGCGAGATCCTCAAAGTCAGTGAAGTTCCTTTAGTTTCTTCCGATTGTATTGGCGATCCGCATTCAGCAATTGTCAATCTTTCTTCTACAAGTGTTCTCGGCGACAACTTTGTCAAGGTGCTTGCTTACTATGACAACGAGTGGGGTTATGCAAGTCGTTTAGTAGATTTAGCAAGTTACATTTAAAACAGGGTAATAGGTAATGGGTAATGGGTAGAGAACAAACAACACTTACCTGTTACCAGTTACTAAATTATCGATATCATCAGTAAAAAAGATTTATGGTAAAAGTAGCTGAAGATCATTTCCCTTCTGCACAAGCGCGATCGCTGATTCTTTGGTTCGATCGAGTTGGTATTGCGGATATCCCTTTGGTAGGTGGTAAAAATGCCTCGTTGGGAGAGATGATTCAACAGCTAGCATCACAAGGTGTTAATGTACCGCACGGTTTTGCCACAACAGCGACAGCGTATCGCTACTTTATTCAAGCAGCAGGGTTAGACGCGAAACTACGATCGCTGTTTTCTGGTCTTGATGTTGCTGATGTGAATAATTTACGCCAAGTTGGCAAACAAGCGCGATCGCTGATTTTAAAGACGCCGTTTCCTGAAGATTTGCAGCAAGCAATTACAGATGCTTATCAAACCCTGTGCGATCGCTACGGCGCTGATACTGATGTTGCAGTACGTTCGAGTGCGACTGCTGAAGATCTACCTGATGCCAGTTTTGCCGGACAACAGGAAACTTATCTTAATATTAGTGGCATTCAAAACGTTTTAGAGGCTTGCCATCGTTGCTTTGCTTCCTTATTTACCGACCGCGCGATTTCCTATCGGCAAATTAAAGGATTCAATCACTTTGATGTAGCGCTTTCTGTCGGCGTCCAAAAAATGGTGCGTTCTGATTTAGCAACTTCTGGGGTGATGTTTTCGATTGATACGGAAACAGGTTTTTCAGATGCTGCATTAATTACAGCCGCCTATGGATTAGGTGAAAATGTTGTTCAAGGTGCGGTGAATCCAGATGAATACTATGTGTTTAAACCAACTTTAAAAGCTGGGTTTCGCCCAATTTTAGATAAAAGATTGGGAAGTAAAGAATTTAAAATGGTGTACGATGATGGTTCTAAACTCACCAAAAATATCAAAGTATCACCTGAAGAAAAAAATCAATTCGCGCTGAATGATGAAGAAATTTTACAACTCGCGCGGTGGGCGTGTTTGATTGAAGACCATTATTCGCAAGTTCGCGGTAAACCAACACCGATGGATATTGAATGGGCAAAAGATGGCATTACCCAAGAATTATTCATTGTCCAAGCACGTCCTGAAACAGTACAGTCGCAAAAAAGTACGAATGTGCTGCGTAGTTATGAGTTTACCACCGAAGTCGAGGCACAACCATTAGCAATCGGGCGGGCGGTGGGAAGTGCGATCGCCCAAGGTAAAGCTCATGTAATTACCGATGCAAGTAAAATCGATCAATTCCTACCAGGAGAAGTTTTAGTTACCGATCGCACCGATCCTGACTGGGAACCGATTATGAAAAAAGCTAGCGCCATGATTACCAATCAAGGCGGGCGGACGTGTCATGCAGCAATTATTGCACGCGAATTGGGAATTCCGGCGATCGTTGGTTGCGGTAATGCGACAACTGTGTTGCAAACAAATCAAGATATTACTATTTCTTGCGCCGAAGGTGAAGAAGGAAAAGTCTACGCAGGATTAATACCTTTTGAAGTCAAAGAAATTCCCCTAGAAAACTTACCGCGTACCCGCACGCAAATTTTAATGAATGTGGGTAATCCACAAGAAGCCTTTCGCTTAGCAGCAATTCCCAATGATGGGGTAGGATTAGCGCGATTTGAATTTATTATTGCTAACCATATTCAAGTTCACCCGCTAGCTTTATTAAAATACGACCAATTAG from Chroococcidiopsis sp. TS-821 encodes:
- a CDS encoding NDP-sugar synthase, with translation MKAMILAAGKGTRVRPITYTIPKPMIPILQKPVMEFLLELLRQHGFDQIMVNVSHLAGEIESYFRDGQRFGVQIAYSFEGRIEDGELVGEAIGSAGGMRRIQDFYPFFDDTFVVLCGDALIDLDLTAAVKWHKAKGAIATVIMRSVPREEVSSYGIVVTDDTGRVKAFQEKPTVEEALSTNISTGIYIFEPEVLDYIPSGEQYDIGSQLFPKLVEIGAPFYGLVMDFQWVDIGKVPDYWHAIRGVLSREIKNVEIPGHEVAPGIYTGLNVAVNWDKVDITGPVYIGGMTRIEDGAKIIGPAMIGPNCWICSGATVDNSVIFDYSRLGPGVRLVDKLVFGRYCVDKNGATIDVQAAALDWLITDARHPQPSQPPLEHRAIVELLGNGN
- a CDS encoding segregation/condensation protein A; this translates as MDAAQLLAKITHLIELAEKGEIDPWDVQVIDVIDRYLSVVFAIDETTQTASERNLSQSGQAFLSASMLVLFKANTLVELESQQAELQPAEDDFLDTNDTCTRVRLPLEQQLRRRPAALPPPKRRVTVQELIAQLQLMANQLQLSQQAALSNTRTRKFSPQSRMQLRQALELAHQENLTEVAGEIEQFLNSCTYNTQLQEQQWLNLDQLVELWTQAKYSHAIATSNHASVQERVSVFWALLLLSAQSKVELSQDEFYQEIKIRTITAT
- the pdxH gene encoding pyridoxamine 5'-phosphate oxidase, which gives rise to MSISVADLRKDYTLQGFQEKDADPNPFKQFQTWFDQALAAELPEPNAMTLATATPDGCPSARMVLLKDFDERGFVFFTNYHSQKGQELAANPQAALVFWWAELERQVRIEGRVEKTSDAESEAYFQSRPLNSRLGAWASEQSQVIANREVLEQRMQELKSKYEHEEVPRPPHWGGYRVIPNTIEFWQGRPSRLHDRLNYRRQEDGSWLIERLSP
- a CDS encoding DUF3153 domain-containing protein, with amino-acid sequence MSAILTMHKTRILRKVLRFLARWRILWIILLASLLLSGCVQYQASINFDSPNHGEIVQHIKLSDRLMTFSGDSATEWLNSIERRARKLDGKVKRVSSEELTVTIPFNNGAELVSKFNEFFHPTAKTNTAVTQSSELPVVQSQLDLNQNNFIFLLRNRLVYELDLRSLSLISTNGNVLVNPTEILDLEFRLNTPWGARSVETDENAISPEIVEKQLVWRLLPGELNHLEAIFWLPNPLGIGGFIIILFVASGIYLRYRFMPDPTTQVAQSLTPESKTT
- a CDS encoding methyltransferase domain-containing protein, with translation MAVSSDVLKLPSQVFRQLKLVSKRAYLAYPKIVECNLCGWQGRHFISDCWHPYTICPECRSEVRHRLLVAALSSINGLTYQDIVQNKRVLHFAPEKALKSTFPKYASKYVTADYLVEGLDMKLDISDMSAVQDEAFDLVIACDVLEHVPNDTKAMQEIYRVLSVGGCAIITVPQQDNLKETFEDSTIITPEERKRVFGQWDHLRIYGDNFPSLLESVGFVVRVVQEKNFSQKLVNKHVLFPPVLSKNPLATNYRKIFFARKV
- the gap gene encoding type I glyceraldehyde-3-phosphate dehydrogenase yields the protein MKRVAINGFGRIGRAFLRIAYGKPDLEVVAINDIVLKPDLAAYLLQYDSVYRQFPAQVGYDDTGLIVDGKKIELVAEKDPAALPWKQMDIDVVIESTGIFRSADKAGLHLEAGCKKVIISAPAKGSSVPTFVYGVNHESYQRERDSVISAASCTTNCLAPIAKILNDEFGIEKALMTTVHAYTADQRLVDTGHPSEWTRGRGAAQNIVPTTTGAATAVALVLPELKGKLDGMALRVPTPTGSVTDLNAVLQKSVSVEEVNDALRKYATKGMREILKVSEVPLVSSDCIGDPHSAIVNLSSTSVLGDNFVKVLAYYDNEWGYASRLVDLASYI